A segment of the Denticeps clupeoides chromosome 2, fDenClu1.1, whole genome shotgun sequence genome:
TTactctggagaaacgttgtcaATCAGACAGTGGTGAAACGTGTGCACCATGGAGGAAAAACAGAGGTAGAGCAAGAAGTGTTGTTCCTACTAGTCACCCTGAGAAGGGCCGACCACCAAATGAAAAGCCAAACTATGCTGAAAATCTTCCCAAAAAACAGGAGGTGAAATCAACAGGGGAGCAGAGTTCAAAGAGCTCCACACCATTCAGCATATCACAGCTGCTCACGCCAGTGATACCTTCCCATCAGGAGACTGAGACCTCAGAGGTCCTACAGGCTATCCTATCCGGTGCCCTAGATTTCTCCTGTCCGTCCAAATCATCTCCTGAAACAAAACCACGTGATGGCTACAAAGCCATGGCATCTAGTCTGCTGTTCAACCTAAAAGACAATCGGAAGAGAGTTAAGGCTATGTATAGCCCATCCACTTTCAAAAGTGCTGATATAGCTGATCAAACAAAGGCATCATCCATGCCTGAAAGTTCTCTTTCCAAAGAAGCACAAGAAGCCTGCCCAAAAGCAGGGGATATTCATTCAAGTAGCAATTCAACCTCTCCAAAAATGTCAGTCTCTGGTCATACTAAACAAACGGACAGTGTCGTAGACATGGCCATAAAGGCAAAGCAAAATGTTAAAGAAAGAGTTGATAATCTCCAAAATAGTGAATCTCAGGTCTATCCTGTGGGAATGGATCTACCTTGTCTAAATGAAAACAACGGATATGGTGGGTTATCGTCCATAACAAACAACAAAAGCGTAGCTGTCAACAAGTACCCATGCTTGAATTTGTACAAGAAAGCTGGTTCTCTGGATACTGATACAGGAAACTGTACGCCTTCATTTGATACGGCTGCTCAGCCGGTTAGAGATATGAACTATGGCACTGAGCAGACAAATACTAGACAGCTGAAAGAGAAAGATACATGTAATAAATCTATGAACGACAAGGTCATGGTGGTTCAAAGTACAGACCCAGCAGTGGGGcccattttaaatgcaaatgctgAAAGCTGTAATAAAGCTCAAAGGAAAACACAAAGTGAATCTTCAGGAAGAGACGAGAactcaaaagaaaaacaagttatTGCCGTGCAAATAGATCAAAATACGACACACAGTGAAGTTGCTCTTACAAATTTGAAAGATCTTGGAATAAATAAACTGGAGATTGTAGAGCCAACAGAGGCCTGCAGAGACAAAGCAAGGCCTAAACATATATTTGCAGCCAGGCAAAATAACTACATCAAAAGCCAAAGACATGCAATTGCAGACAATGAGAAGGATGAAGCTGAGGAAACAAATGTGAGGTCTGAAGATGTCACAGACAGTGTATGTCTTCAGAGCCAAACCCATCAAGAGTTCAGGTTGACTGAAAGCACAAAGGTCATGGGGGATTGCCATAGCGGGGGGTGCACATCAGATGAACCCATGCTGGGTAAAGTAGACGTGTCACAGCTGAGGGGCAGGGGCAGTGTCAAAAATAAACCAGTGGTGAATAACCTAGAGGAGGAGGTGCTCGCAACTCCTAGGGGCCAGAAGTCAACACGCAATGAGATTTTAGCCATGAAAGGGAACACTTTGGCTAAAAGAGACATTTTTGCAAATAAGGAGCCGCCACCAATAAAACAAACTTTGGTTCCAAAGAAAGAAGATGCAACCTTCAATAAATATGACCTGGCTAAAGCCGCTCTTGAGGAGATTATCTTAGAGAGGCAAGAAAGACGTAAGAAACTTGTGCATTTACCCTGCGAGGAGCCCGATAATGCCACAGAAGAGAGACATGAGTTTAAAAGTAGCGGCCAAACTATGCATTCTGAACATGGAGTGGGCAAACAAGGCCATGGTTGCGGGATAAAATTAGCCAAGGAGGATCAGAGCCAACATTTAACCAGACTGATAAAACATGCAGAGGGAGACAATGGatttaaagaaaacaaatctTGCAATATCAGCAACAATAGTGCACTTGAGGACAGCAACTGGCTGCATCGGACCGCTAAGTCAGTGAATGAATGTATAGAAGAACATAAAGGCCTCAGCATGGAAGGTGATTTGAAACAGATAAAGAAAGATACTGTAGTTGTAAGACAGGTTACTGAATCTTTGACAGCTGCTGATGTACCACCCAGAAAAGGTAAATCCAAATGTTGTGAAGAAGAATGTCAAACGGGGATGGGAGATTTTACAGACAAAGCTGGGAAATGTGTGAGGGATAGAGATTTGAGTGGAAGTGATATTAATGAGGGTTTAGAAAGTGTGGATGAAAAGAATGGACAATTAGCATGTGAAATTCCGATTTATAATGAAGAGGGAAATAAATGGGGTGATTTTGAATACTCAAGAAAAGGTGATTATCAGAAGTTTATACCAGGTAAAACAAACCAACCTGTCTGCAAAATGCTTGTTGCCAACACAAAAATGTCCACCAATATCAATGCAGAAAGCAAAGACTCTTCTGAATGTAAAAGGTCAACACAATCTGAAACAACTAagaacatttcttttaaatcaaGTGAAACAATTGACTCACAAGGCTGTCAAACCATGGATTTTTCGAAAAATGAGACTCAAGATGAATCAAATGCAGTCAAGGAACATAAAACTGACACTGGAACAGAGAaagaaattaaagtgaaatCAAGCAAGAACTACGTAAAAGACCTGTTGAATCGTTTGGGACTCTCAAGTGTTAGTCCTATTGGAACTGCTCATTTAGACCAAGATCGAATCATTGAAGATGCCAAGATATCTTCTCCTTTTGGGCAAAAATCACCTGTGCCTACTAATGCAGTAAGTCAAGTACACTCACCCCAAGTGCCTATTATGTCCCCTTGCTTATCTTTGGAAAATCTATTAAAAGCACCTGATCCGCAGTCTCTCGATGATATATTGGTTACAGTTGCCACTAAAGCAGAAGGGAATTGTGCTGCTAAAGAAAATCTCCATATGGACAAGTCAGAGATTGTCTCCTGTTCCTTGAGTAACCCTGAAACTGACTCTGAGATTTCAGACCGGTCTGTTCTCTCTCCTTTAAGTGACATGGACAAAGGTGGATGGGTGCGTTGTTTAATTGAGCATGCACAGAACCTAACACCAAATAGTATGACTCCAAACCAGTCTAATGCTTCTTCACCCGCTTTAGGCAAACCTGTTATGTTTAAagtgaaagacaacacatttAGTTCATCCCCTGTCGTCAAGAGTGTGAGACCCATCTTGCACAAGACCATTCCGAACACAAATAAGCTGTGGTCTCCAAAAGGGAGCATCAGTGGTTCAGAAAAGGGTGAGGAAGATGTTGAGCACTTAAAGGAACCTGTGGGTGTGCAAGGAGGTATTGCAAAGTCACCAGTCAAACATTTGCAGCCTGCAGATATAGCAGTTTTCCATGTACCGACTCCTACTACACAACCCAATGgatc
Coding sequences within it:
- the LOC114773015 gene encoding uncharacterized protein LOC114773015 — protein: MNCLDKRIMTHRMTMQHHRYMDNLCESFMDETDREVSSLTDRAFRSLCIGDEAVYNDSEFSPPPISCLRPLAEELSKRTSENCIKQTNGANETPLRQQKNLATVSSLFAAFSAATEKNGDNTIRNHQLRVGNSVDTWDKSALLSIQKELAEFSTDYHKHISSGQFSKMKNHLNSSEKHDGKKSLNDGKTSKPKHGKSSKLRKLNSKNFFLHSEFSPFQSWRDLNRFPFCQEEISDLLPSDSLPKWYDSPLYKELTAAHRVNPAQQQEALQRIEGSHRIKTPQERKTEHCQKQEAPQATALQTSFTLEKRCQSDSGETCAPWRKNRGRARSVVPTSHPEKGRPPNEKPNYAENLPKKQEVKSTGEQSSKSSTPFSISQLLTPVIPSHQETETSEVLQAILSGALDFSCPSKSSPETKPRDGYKAMASSLLFNLKDNRKRVKAMYSPSTFKSADIADQTKASSMPESSLSKEAQEACPKAGDIHSSSNSTSPKMSVSGHTKQTDSVVDMAIKAKQNVKERVDNLQNSESQVYPVGMDLPCLNENNGYGGLSSITNNKSVAVNKYPCLNLYKKAGSLDTDTGNCTPSFDTAAQPVRDMNYGTEQTNTRQLKEKDTCNKSMNDKVMVVQSTDPAVGPILNANAESCNKAQRKTQSESSGRDENSKEKQVIAVQIDQNTTHSEVALTNLKDLGINKLEIVEPTEACRDKARPKHIFAARQNNYIKSQRHAIADNEKDEAEETNVRSEDVTDSVCLQSQTHQEFRLTESTKVMGDCHSGGCTSDEPMLGKVDVSQLRGRGSVKNKPVVNNLEEEVLATPRGQKSTRNEILAMKGNTLAKRDIFANKEPPPIKQTLVPKKEDATFNKYDLAKAALEEIILERQERRKKLVHLPCEEPDNATEERHEFKSSGQTMHSEHGVGKQGHGCGIKLAKEDQSQHLTRLIKHAEGDNGFKENKSCNISNNSALEDSNWLHRTAKSVNECIEEHKGLSMEGDLKQIKKDTVVVRQVTESLTAADVPPRKGKSKCCEEECQTGMGDFTDKAGKCVRDRDLSGSDINEGLESVDEKNGQLACEIPIYNEEGNKWGDFEYSRKGDYQKFIPGKTNQPVCKMLVANTKMSTNINAESKDSSECKRSTQSETTKNISFKSSETIDSQGCQTMDFSKNETQDESNAVKEHKTDTGTEKEIKVKSSKNYVKDLLNRLGLSSVSPIGTAHLDQDRIIEDAKISSPFGQKSPVPTNAVSQVHSPQVPIMSPCLSLENLLKAPDPQSLDDILVTVATKAEGNCAAKENLHMDKSEIVSCSLSNPETDSEISDRSVLSPLSDMDKGGWVRCLIEHAQNLTPNSMTPNQSNASSPALGKPVMFKVKDNTFSSSPVVKSVRPILHKTIPNTNKLWSPKGSISGSEKGEEDVEHLKEPVGVQGGIAKSPVKHLQPADIAVFHVPTPTTQPNGSKEKQSLSGRLTVPEEEERHSVASVLSDGLESSGTSAGNTVDEIVPAAPLVDAEGSKAPSEQPGSIYSANDSQFQNKPPPAVLPKTEKALRRAMKLNNRRIQKEVAKSKPEGKNRSNEKLEGDMTGRVPPSTKKHANERPDHKGHTSDRRSDIEQSHSSNQGERRGRSSEKQLHAKHDNKSQRERRSRSHAKDTHAQEYQSHSLEGDGSIQRSRRSKSCEKHVSYQLDTADEWQKCNGLTNESNSHSDANPSNKAMVESTQLPTQRSNLNRIPGRQNSLEHTYAPAFPMTQRKLLQDVDSGQYFVVDMPIQIKTKTFFDPETRSYIQLPVQPPEGAVPAAPSMEVLSTPLVYHGFVPVPVSSLPLHKSATALAGDVDKKNSAPQWMEDEYQQNFREEDSYDQYGPDDHTPEEELDIVR